One Halictus rubicundus isolate RS-2024b chromosome 10, iyHalRubi1_principal, whole genome shotgun sequence genomic window carries:
- the LOC143357617 gene encoding uncharacterized protein LOC143357617 isoform X3, translated as MQENSVTLNAVSKQSPLISEKTQTASLNENQNNTSSQNILHGHCELSPLNSGITKRKPLRLYQNRNRHSTNSVQIGSSSTLDRVNVTSNIAPQLQNANASNIRASIPSFCNKSVSAVGQNVTPLSTQVHNSMSTVHTRPQTPALMQKNSMKPPQSKMEQTRLKQMQNDQRLQGSNMQRLSNTTSQLGTLNIQRQQTPATAAHQRQLTPAQSSQHQKQSLLTQKSQYEQLSPMSPCQNIQSMDVESSDSSAVLEQTSQPNFSLQTDSENSSSESIAYLQQVIDNPTNTIVQHHIQGNTAKMLVTFSNGEQRLIEFDIPNEDCTVQDLLEQANIIFCASTTVSLVSDPTLGINYIVDARASAITAPHDTTENDSSQENSAVSLDNSISSPDENSNPIQQKEAPIYIEGMLAVCSYCGISSIDFSRCLRCKRKLPKDVKSIPVTMGMHEKKETMLSVDTFYKKNSERNSSAKLEKLERDGSVYKRGRGRGRGGSRPRPIHKEPECLTISSDEEEEGKTKASEGSNNSTFSNITINTFTEETDTILEKEPVITNNSISSTSTDYAMETEDMMKDNSVSSPHTSLLCRTVRIGSYKYVPRERILISRNGVRFGVPLLEDDKSFVTLDVKLQDVVKVLIHFGKSMPVLFFYTTTNTGAMIRELLGMQDPKGPYYDPAGKDHTHKRITLLPEKLSEESKVVLKSLFSRRRLLEELSSKEANDILVRASPKDSSQIQSLSRRDSQASSLNNSNINSGIQTITVYPPPPAKGGIAINTEDYLCLGEDQFLNDVIIDFYLKYLTLEVLSESDQQRTHVFSSYFYKRLTSPHTQAVESNVPLSPSAKRHARVQKWSKNVNIFEKDFVIIPINEHAHWFLAIICFPGLVGEISTHCTHSEENSIRKIVQKSKKLKEVKLQAVTIGSTTLAPVTTTITIDQPDDGSERDEAEGDDEEMEMDSEEDDESESVEDKAHPIKVEQNVPQDKSVVKVPCILIFDSLAGASRARVVATLRDYLSCEYVAKMGSEQVFSKDTIRGASLKVPQQSNFTDCGLYVLQYVESFFKSPIKDYTLPIKTLKHWFEEITVTRKREELSKLLITLMNATKGDKNITIPVVNFPTQDGKLKTKAENHVDIKSIKSDLEDKKKSTLDGENRLSNNMPNQTENIEPTNEVISRTTYQIIPYSPCTSSSSTESNSTDMLTECKTTHPRSSSETMSYLKSKRIPRLMLKSENQDDPQAAKKHKGESFDSCK; from the exons ATGCAGGAAAATAGTGTTACGCTAAATGCAGTTTCCAAACAGAGTCCATTAATATCAGAAAAAACTCAGACTGCCAGTTTAAATGAGAATCAAAATAATACTTCTTCCCAA AATATTCTACATGGACATTGTGAACTATCACCATTGAATAGTGGAATTACAAAAAGGAAACCACTTAGGTTATATCAAAACAGAAATCGCCATTCAACGAACAGTGTACAAATTGGATCCTCATCTACTCTTGATAGAGTGAATGTAACAAGTAACATTGCACCTCAACTACAAAACGCTAATGCGTCAAATATCAGAGCATCTATACCTTCATTTTGTAATAAATCAGTCAGTGCTGTTGGGCAAAATGTGACCCCACTTTCAACACAAGTACATAATTCTATGAGTACAGTGCATACAAGACCTCAAACTCCTGCATTAATGCAAAAAAATTCGATGAAACCTCCACAATCTAAGATGGAGCAAACAAGATTAAAACAAATGCAAAATGATCAGAGGCTACAGGGGAGTAATATGCAACGACTATCAAACACTACTTCGCAATTAGGTACATTAAATATACAACGGCAACAAACACCCGCGACTGCAGCACATCAAAGACAACTTACGCCAGCGCAATCATCACAACATCAAAAACAATCGTTATTAACACAAAAATCGCAATATGAACAATTATCTCCTATGTCTCCATGTCAAAACATACAAAGCATGGATGTTGAATCTTCAGACTCCTCAGCAGTTTTAGAACAAACGAGTCAGCCAAATTTTTCGTTACAAACTGATTCAGAAAACAGTTCATCTGAAAGTATCGCTTATCTTCAACAAGTTATCGATAATCCAACGAATACTATAGTTCAGCACCACATACAGGGCAATACTGCAAAAATGTTAGTGACATTTTCTAATGGCGAACAGAGATTAATTGAGTTTGACATACCAAATGAGGATTGTACGGTCCAAGACTTATTGGAGCAG gcaaatattatattttgtgcATCAACAACTGTTTCTTTAGTTTCTGATCCCACCTTGGGTATAAACTATATTGTGGATGCTAGAGCCTCTGCAATTACAGCACCGCATGACACAACTGAAAATGATAGTTCACAAGAAAACTCAGCTGTCAGTTTAGATAATTCTATTAG TTCACCGGATGAAAATAGCAATCCTATTCAACAAAAAGAG GCGCCTATATACATTGAGGGAATGCTTGCTGTCTGTTCATACTGTGGCATCAGTTCAATCGACTTCAGTCGGTGTTTAcggtgtaaaagaaaattaccCAAGGATGTGAAGTCTATACCCGTAACAATGGGTATGCATGAAAAGAAGGAGACCATGCTGTCTGTCGAT ACATTTTATAAGAAAAACAGTGAAAGAAATTCATCAGCAAAACTGGAGAAATTAGAACGAGATGGATCTGTCTATAAACGcggaagggggagagggagaggtggTTCAAGACCAAGGCCTATTCATAAAGAGCCAG AATGTTTAACAATTTCatcggatgaagaagaggaaggCAAGACTAAAGCATCGGAGGGCTCTAATAACAGTACATTTTCAAATATTACAATTAATACTTTTACGGAAGAAACGGACACCATTCTTGAAAAGGAACCAGTAATTACAAACAATTCTATTTCTAGCACAAGTACAGATTATGCTATGGAAACTGAAGATATGATGAaag ATAATTCGGTTTCATCTCCTCATACCTCTTTGTTGTGTCGAACTGTAAGGATAGGATCTTATAAATATGTTCCTCGGGAAAGAATATTAATCTCCCGAAATGGTGTCAGATTTGGTGTACCTTTATTGGAAGATG ATAAAAGCTTTGTCACATTAGACGTTAAGTTACAAGATGTTGTAAAGGTACTAATTCATTTTGGGAAATCGATGCCAGTGCTTTTCTTTTATACGACTACGAACACTGGTGCTATGATTCGTGAATTGTTAGGAATGCAGGACCCCAAAGGACCATATTACGATCCTGCAGGGAAAG ATCATACACATAAACGAATAACTTTACTGCCTGAGAAATTATCCGAGGAATCAAAAGTTGTGCTTAAAAGCTTATTCTCGCGGAGACGATTGCTAGAAGAGTTGAGTTCGAAAGAAGCAAATGATATCCTTGTTCGAGCATCGCCAAAAGAT AGTTCACAAATTCAAAGTTTGTCGAGGAGAGACAGTCAAGCATCTTCATTAAACAATTCTAATATTAATAGCGGGATACAAAC AATAACTGTATATCCTCCGCCACCTGCAAAGGGTGGCATAGCCATTAACACTGAAGATTATTTGTGTCTTGGTGAAGATCAGTTTTTAAATGACGTAATTATAGACTTCTATTTGAAATACTTAACATTAGAAGTTCTATCGGAGAGTGATCAGCAAAGAACACATGTATTTAGTTCATACTTTTATAAACGGCTGACAAGTCCACATACCCAAGCTGTTGAAAGTAATGTTCCTCTTTCACCATCTGCTAAGAGACATGCAAGGGTGCAAAAGTGGTCAAAAAATGTGAACATATTTGAGAAAGACTTTGTTATAATTCCTATAAACGAGCA CGCCCACTGGTTCTTGGCTATTATTTGTTTTCCTGGATTGGTGGGCGAAATTTCCACACATTGTACCCATTCCGAGGAAAACAGTATCCGTAAGATTGTACAGAAAAGTAAAAAGTTGAAAGAAGTAAAACTTCAAGCTGTTACGATTGGCAGCACAACTCTGGCACCTGTCACGACTACTATAACTATAGATCAACCTGACGACGGTTCCGAGAGAGACGAAGCAGAAGGTGACGATGAAGAAATGGAGATGGACAGTGAGGAGGAT gATGAATCTGAAAGTGTAGAGGATAAAGCTCATCCGATAAAAGTTGAACAAAATGTGCCACAAGACAAAAGTGTTGTTAAGGT ACCGTgcatattaatatttgattcTCTTGCTGGAGCAAGTAGAGCACGAGTGGTAGCAACGTTAAGGGATTACTTGAGTTGCGAATATGTTGCAAAAATGGGAAGTGAACAAGTATTTTCAAAGGATACTATTAGAGGAGCATCGTTGAAAGTTCCTCAGCAATCAAATTTTACTGATTGCGGCTTATATGTATTACAATATGTGGAGAGCTTCTTTAAG AGTCCCATTAAAGATTATACATTACCAATTAAGACGTTGAAACATTGGTTTGAAGAAATAACTGTGACAAGGAAACGAGAAGAACTCTCAAAGTTATTAATTACATTAATGAATGCAACCAAAGGAGATAAAAATATTACTATACCTGTTGTAAACTTTCCTACGCAAGATGGTAAATTAAAAACTAAGGCTGAAAACCACGTTGATATAAAGTCGATAAAGTCGGATTTAGAAGATAAAAAAAAGTCTACGTTAGATGGCGAGAATCGTCTTAGTAACAATATGCCAAATCAAACAGAAAATATCGAACCAACTAATGAAGTAATCAGTAGGACTACTTATCAGATCATTCCTTATTCTCCATGTACAAGTTCCAGTTCGACTGAAAGTAATTCAACGGACATGTTGACAGAATGCAAAACTACTCATCCGAG GTCGTCAAGTGAAACGATGTCATATTTAAAATCGAAGCGAATTCCCAGGTTAATGTTAAAGTCAGAGAATCAGGACGACCCCCAAGCAGCCAAAAAGCACAAAGGAGAGTCTTTTGATTcttgtaaataa